The proteins below are encoded in one region of Halalkalicoccus jeotgali B3:
- a CDS encoding CDC48 family AAA ATPase, translating to MDETTLVVGPMEKRAVGERLAMAHDETMDRLGLERGDYVTLEGEAGASVVVKVRPSFNDTPEGMIRLDEGLRRAAEVAVDDRIAVEKATVRPADRVTVALPEDLPLEEHPNVRTRPALVDRVLTSGQTVVAELAESSTSADEVPVRVVSTDPAGSVLVEDWTRITISDTPASDLSMTGGRDPDAIGYDDVGGLDSEVTQIREMTELPLEHPDLFDVLGIDPPRGVLLYGPSGTGKTLLGRAIAAETDGYVRTLSASELLASPAGETEDRLREVFEEAAENAPAIVFIDELDAIAPNRERAEPDRRGATRLVSLLDGLADGERVVVIGTTNRLADVDPALRRPGRFDREIEIGVPDRAGREEVFEIHTRGVALAEDVDLGAYAESTHGFVGGDIENLIRESAMAALRRLRPDIDLDSSALDPAVFDSLRITDADVRSALRSVEPSALREVFVELPDVSWDDVGGLEATKARLRETVQWPLAYPEAFERVRLSPATGVLLYGPPGTGKTLLAKAVANEADSNFISIKGPELLDKYVGESERGVREIFAKARENAPTVVFFDELDALAAERGDGTGGSKAGERVVSQLLTELDGLEELEDVVVIATTNRPDLIDDALLRSGRLDRHVHVDAPDEPARREIFAVHTRGKPLAEDVDLDELAARTEGYVGADIEAVCREAATAAVRGYVTGGGPVEEIVLTREDFEDARSAVDPSAHDGPGRFGEYLE from the coding sequence ATGGACGAAACGACGCTGGTCGTCGGCCCGATGGAGAAGCGTGCGGTCGGCGAGCGTCTCGCGATGGCACACGACGAGACGATGGACCGGCTGGGACTCGAGCGGGGCGATTACGTCACCCTCGAGGGCGAGGCGGGGGCGAGCGTCGTCGTGAAGGTTCGGCCCAGCTTCAACGACACCCCCGAGGGGATGATCCGCCTCGACGAGGGGCTGCGACGGGCGGCAGAAGTCGCGGTCGACGACCGGATCGCCGTCGAGAAGGCGACGGTCCGGCCGGCCGACCGGGTGACCGTCGCGCTGCCCGAGGACCTCCCGCTCGAAGAACACCCGAACGTCAGGACCCGGCCGGCGCTCGTCGACCGCGTGCTCACGAGCGGACAGACCGTCGTCGCCGAACTCGCGGAGTCCTCGACGAGCGCGGACGAGGTGCCGGTGCGGGTCGTCTCGACCGACCCCGCGGGATCGGTCCTCGTCGAGGACTGGACACGGATCACAATCTCGGATACGCCGGCGAGCGACCTCTCGATGACCGGCGGGCGCGACCCGGACGCGATCGGCTACGACGACGTGGGCGGACTCGACAGTGAGGTGACCCAGATCCGCGAGATGACCGAACTCCCGCTCGAACACCCCGACCTGTTCGACGTCCTCGGGATCGACCCGCCCCGTGGCGTGTTGCTCTACGGTCCCTCGGGGACGGGAAAGACCCTGTTGGGTCGGGCGATCGCGGCCGAGACCGACGGCTACGTCCGAACGCTCTCGGCCTCGGAACTGCTCGCGAGCCCCGCGGGCGAGACAGAGGACCGCCTCCGGGAGGTCTTCGAGGAGGCCGCCGAGAACGCCCCCGCGATCGTCTTCATCGACGAACTCGACGCGATCGCCCCGAACCGCGAGCGCGCCGAGCCCGACCGCCGCGGGGCCACCCGACTGGTGTCGCTGCTCGACGGGCTGGCCGACGGCGAGCGCGTCGTCGTGATCGGGACCACGAATCGCCTCGCGGACGTCGACCCCGCCCTGCGGCGGCCGGGTCGGTTCGACCGCGAGATCGAGATCGGCGTCCCCGACCGGGCGGGCCGCGAGGAGGTCTTCGAGATCCATACGCGGGGCGTGGCGCTGGCCGAGGACGTCGACCTCGGGGCCTACGCCGAGAGCACCCACGGCTTCGTCGGCGGGGACATCGAAAACCTGATCCGCGAGAGTGCGATGGCCGCGTTACGGCGGCTCCGTCCCGATATCGACCTCGACTCGTCGGCGCTCGACCCCGCCGTGTTCGACTCGCTACGGATCACGGACGCCGACGTCCGGAGCGCGCTGCGCTCGGTCGAACCCTCGGCGCTGCGGGAGGTGTTCGTCGAACTGCCCGACGTGAGCTGGGACGACGTCGGCGGGCTCGAGGCGACGAAGGCCCGGCTGCGCGAGACCGTCCAGTGGCCGCTTGCCTACCCCGAGGCCTTCGAGCGCGTCCGGCTCTCGCCAGCGACGGGCGTCCTGCTCTACGGCCCGCCCGGAACGGGAAAGACCCTGCTCGCGAAAGCCGTCGCAAACGAGGCCGACTCGAACTTCATCTCGATCAAGGGTCCCGAACTGCTGGACAAGTACGTCGGCGAGAGCGAGCGCGGAGTCCGGGAGATCTTCGCGAAAGCACGGGAGAACGCCCCGACGGTGGTGTTTTTCGACGAGCTCGACGCGCTGGCCGCCGAGCGCGGCGACGGAACGGGCGGATCGAAGGCCGGCGAACGGGTAGTCTCCCAGCTGCTGACCGAACTCGACGGGCTCGAGGAACTGGAGGACGTCGTCGTGATCGCGACCACGAACCGCCCGGATCTGATCGACGATGCCCTGCTCCGGTCGGGCCGGCTCGACCGACACGTCCACGTCGACGCGCCAGACGAGCCCGCCCGCCGGGAGATCTTCGCGGTCCACACGCGCGGCAAGCCGCTCGCCGAGGACGTCGACCTCGACGAACTCGCCGCCCGGACCGAGGGCTACGTCGGCGCCGATATCGAGGCGGTCTGCCGGGAGGCCGCGACCGCCGCCGTCCGGGGGTACGTCACCGGGGGAGGCCCCGTCGAGGAAATCGTCCTGACCCGCGAGGACTTCGAGGACGCCCGCTCCGCGGTCGACCCGAGCGCACACGACGGTCCCGGCCGCTTCGGAGAGTACCTCGAGTGA
- a CDS encoding sodium:calcium antiporter, whose translation MSRRRFGTLVLVVLLVVSLVAVPAVAQEGDEGGEEGEGGIEGAIEGFIEGQGLFGAVLVLGLGMVLLTVCVEKLISYLARAAIGMKMSLFALAIVFTGFEFDDTILGLVLASGGLEGAALGTALGTGLAIVGVTLAVAAIVRPFPVDLPTDYIALFALAPVLLIPFVMLGTLTLVPGLVLLGFFVLSFAYFIVRERGRDVPVFRSTELGAAIEPDGGTEVRPDGGAAFPEPLAEIPEDRLVGDRSGWIWLGFSVLALAGVVFAAMLLEGGSEVVVEGFGIEETVFGATFLTLILTFEDIMLTIEPVRRGLPEIGVGNVIGSVLFSMTGNIGVLTLVSTVTIAPSVLTFHLPAIIVVTALSAYFMYRGEVKRWHGVLLLGLYVAYWVIALTVFGGVPIGE comes from the coding sequence ATGTCACGTCGACGGTTCGGGACGCTGGTACTCGTCGTATTGCTCGTCGTCTCGCTGGTCGCCGTTCCCGCGGTCGCCCAAGAGGGCGACGAGGGGGGCGAGGAAGGTGAAGGCGGTATCGAGGGTGCAATCGAGGGTTTCATTGAGGGACAGGGACTGTTCGGTGCGGTGCTCGTTCTCGGTTTGGGGATGGTGCTCCTGACGGTCTGTGTCGAGAAGCTGATAAGCTATCTCGCCCGCGCGGCGATCGGGATGAAGATGTCGCTGTTCGCGCTCGCGATCGTCTTTACCGGCTTCGAGTTCGACGATACGATCCTCGGGCTCGTACTCGCATCGGGCGGACTCGAAGGTGCCGCCCTCGGCACCGCACTCGGTACCGGGCTGGCGATCGTCGGCGTGACGCTCGCGGTCGCGGCGATCGTCCGGCCGTTTCCGGTCGACCTGCCCACCGACTACATCGCCCTGTTCGCGCTGGCGCCAGTGCTTTTGATCCCCTTCGTCATGCTGGGGACGCTGACGCTCGTTCCCGGCCTCGTGTTGCTCGGATTTTTCGTCCTGAGCTTCGCCTACTTCATCGTCCGGGAGCGCGGGCGCGACGTACCGGTCTTCCGGAGCACCGAACTCGGGGCGGCGATCGAACCGGACGGCGGCACGGAGGTCCGACCCGACGGGGGTGCAGCGTTCCCCGAACCCCTCGCGGAGATCCCCGAGGACCGTCTCGTCGGGGATCGATCCGGCTGGATCTGGCTCGGCTTTTCCGTTCTCGCGCTGGCCGGGGTCGTCTTCGCGGCGATGCTGCTGGAGGGAGGCTCGGAGGTCGTCGTCGAGGGGTTCGGCATCGAGGAAACCGTCTTCGGGGCGACCTTCCTGACGCTGATCCTCACCTTCGAGGACATCATGCTGACGATCGAGCCGGTCCGCCGGGGCCTGCCGGAGATCGGCGTCGGTAACGTCATCGGGAGCGTGCTCTTCTCGATGACGGGCAACATCGGCGTGCTCACGCTCGTCAGCACGGTCACCATCGCGCCGTCGGTCCTGACCTTCCACCTCCCGGCGATCATCGTCGTGACCGCGCTGTCGGCGTACTTCATGTATCGTGGCGAGGTGAAGCGCTGGCACGGGGTGTTGCTCCTCGGGCTGTACGTCGCCTACTGGGTCATCGCACTGACCGTCTTCGGCGGCGTACCCATCGGGGAGTGA
- a CDS encoding sodium:calcium antiporter encodes MPFGLPTEVIALVLFLAGVVLVIVSVETFIEAVAESALSIGLSGFFLTVVLAGTDLENAILGLAAVADGLPDLALGTVFGEALFVLGAAVGLAGVLTPFETSVPRSYLLLVLLAPSLLFALALDGTLSRVDGVLLTAAFLPLLGVVYGLERNRGTRYLSAEEVEEALEEESEADNDESAQNDSFRERYEGWYQLGVALVATVGMTVGSELAVTGARDLLSVLGVTGLVFGATVMSFVASLEELFLTVEPARQGRPHLGVGNVVGSVLFFVTANVGVLALFGPIDTSGTVMTVHWPFFLVALLAVAAVFVRGWVGRPEGFALLGLYAAYWGVNYLL; translated from the coding sequence ATGCCGTTCGGTCTCCCGACGGAGGTGATCGCGCTCGTGCTCTTTCTCGCCGGCGTCGTGCTGGTGATCGTGAGCGTCGAGACGTTCATCGAGGCGGTCGCCGAGAGCGCCCTCTCGATCGGGCTCTCGGGCTTTTTCCTGACGGTCGTCCTCGCCGGAACCGACCTCGAGAACGCGATCCTCGGCCTCGCGGCCGTCGCCGACGGGCTCCCGGATCTCGCGCTCGGCACCGTCTTCGGGGAGGCGCTGTTCGTGCTTGGCGCGGCCGTCGGGCTTGCGGGTGTGCTCACTCCCTTCGAGACCTCGGTGCCGCGGTCGTACCTCCTGCTCGTTCTCCTCGCCCCGTCGCTCCTGTTCGCGCTCGCGCTTGACGGAACGCTCTCCCGAGTCGACGGCGTGCTCCTCACGGCGGCCTTTCTTCCGCTCTTGGGAGTCGTCTACGGCCTCGAGCGCAATCGGGGGACGCGATACCTCTCGGCCGAGGAGGTTGAAGAGGCGCTCGAAGAGGAATCCGAGGCGGACAACGACGAGTCCGCCCAGAACGACTCGTTTCGCGAGCGCTACGAGGGCTGGTATCAGTTGGGGGTCGCGCTCGTCGCCACCGTCGGGATGACCGTCGGCTCGGAGCTCGCGGTGACGGGTGCGCGCGACCTGCTGTCGGTGCTCGGGGTCACCGGGCTGGTCTTCGGCGCGACGGTCATGAGCTTCGTCGCCTCGCTGGAGGAGCTGTTTCTGACCGTCGAGCCCGCCCGACAGGGCCGTCCTCATCTGGGGGTCGGCAACGTCGTCGGGAGCGTCCTGTTTTTCGTGACAGCGAACGTCGGCGTCCTCGCCCTTTTCGGCCCGATCGACACGAGCGGGACCGTGATGACCGTCCACTGGCCCTTCTTTCTCGTTGCGCTGCTGGCGGTCGCGGCGGTCTTCGTCCGCGGGTGGGTCGGTCGCCCGGAGGGATTCGCCCTCCTTGGCTTGTACGCGGCCTACTGGGGTGTGAACTACCTGTTGTGA
- a CDS encoding ABC transporter substrate-binding protein: MTVTFQLNWEPNGFQAPYFLARERGFYEEEGLDVAFVEGHGSPFAAEEAARGRADFALAGASAVLSVASQGHEPLAVAAVTQKTPAAVYTLRDVFGEPLEDPTQLAGRTVAPSATKTRILAAQLLEDAGIRDEIDLLDVDPHTHHRVEHQLLDGSVDAAVGVVTNGVELEREHDRKADELPIGDFLEIYGMTLVTNPDFAAGNPEVVRGFLRATARGWAAATEDPEAAIDALVARNATLERDREIERIKFETAAEKLQFTEHVRGAGWGNHDTERWETLEATLAETDLLEGAVDSRTVWTNEYLDSEAPAIAEYADLIGR, from the coding sequence ATGACCGTCACGTTCCAGCTCAACTGGGAACCAAACGGCTTTCAAGCGCCCTACTTCCTCGCCCGAGAGCGGGGGTTCTACGAGGAGGAGGGACTGGACGTGGCCTTCGTCGAGGGTCACGGCTCGCCCTTCGCAGCCGAGGAGGCCGCCCGCGGCCGGGCCGATTTCGCGCTCGCGGGCGCGAGCGCGGTCCTCTCGGTGGCGAGTCAGGGTCACGAGCCGCTGGCGGTCGCCGCCGTCACCCAGAAGACGCCCGCGGCGGTCTACACGCTCCGGGACGTCTTCGGCGAGCCACTGGAGGACCCGACACAGCTCGCGGGCCGGACCGTCGCGCCCTCGGCGACCAAGACGCGGATCCTCGCGGCCCAGTTACTGGAGGACGCCGGGATCAGGGACGAGATCGACCTGCTCGATGTGGATCCCCACACCCATCACCGCGTCGAACACCAGTTGCTCGACGGGAGCGTCGACGCCGCCGTCGGCGTGGTCACCAACGGTGTGGAACTCGAACGCGAGCACGACCGCAAAGCCGACGAGCTGCCCATCGGCGACTTCCTCGAAATTTACGGGATGACGCTCGTGACGAATCCTGACTTCGCCGCCGGGAATCCTGAAGTGGTCAGGGGTTTCCTCCGCGCGACCGCCCGCGGGTGGGCTGCGGCGACCGAGGACCCCGAGGCGGCGATCGACGCGCTGGTCGCGCGAAACGCCACCCTCGAACGCGATCGGGAGATCGAGCGGATCAAGTTCGAGACCGCCGCCGAGAAACTCCAGTTCACCGAGCACGTCCGGGGGGCGGGGTGGGGCAACCACGACACCGAGCGGTGGGAAACGCTCGAAGCGACGCTCGCCGAGACGGATCTGCTGGAGGGGGCGGTCGATTCTCGAACCGTTTGGACCAACGAGTACCTCGACAGCGAGGCCCCGGCGATCGCCGAGTACGCCGACCTGATCGGCCGATAA
- a CDS encoding cupin domain-containing protein: MERINKGGTNVEEVADGVFLGDLAAGRRAGMKYWRVEPGATLPAHRHDHEQIGYMISGELVTVLEDEEVLLEPGDSYRFASNEYHGAENRGKEPAVGVGILAPPRGEPEWGDSGIEEPTAPR; this comes from the coding sequence ATGGAACGGATCAACAAGGGCGGGACGAACGTCGAGGAGGTCGCCGACGGCGTGTTCCTCGGCGATCTGGCCGCGGGGAGACGGGCAGGGATGAAGTACTGGCGGGTCGAGCCCGGTGCGACCCTCCCGGCCCACCGCCACGACCACGAGCAGATCGGCTACATGATCAGCGGCGAACTCGTGACCGTCCTCGAGGACGAGGAGGTGCTGTTGGAGCCGGGCGACTCCTATCGGTTCGCGAGCAACGAGTACCACGGCGCCGAGAACAGGGGTAAGGAGCCTGCCGTCGGCGTCGGGATCCTCGCGCCGCCGCGAGGGGAGCCCGAGTGGGGCGACTCGGGAATCGAGGAGCCGACCGCTCCACGATAG
- a CDS encoding aldehyde ferredoxin oxidoreductase C-terminal domain-containing protein: MLHATGPLLTVDVSERSTTESDIGSVLSAFLGGRAVATALAHERIPFDADPFGPGNRAYLSTGPLQMSTTSFTGRMNMTGLSPLTDGLISTNAGGYLSRNFAATGCSVVEFVGRSEDLLAVHVTDSGVEFEEVPELAGATVPETSAYVSERHDLGPENCIAIGPAGENRVRFASVMTFDSRAFGRGGLGAVLGSKGIKCVTFAGDSAPEIEIADVQEEIHREAATSDDLMRRQGTTGSTEFINDNFALPTRYFEEYEFEGVEGIGGNAVEEKKYKKGACSQCAYACKLPTRDESAGVETEGPEFETVFSFGSSQGVGDIVDVMKANELCDEFGMDTISAGVTVAAYLKSEDAFGDAELAREVTEKIARREGIGDLLAEGVERAHGQLGVENYTVKGMEFAAHDGRVLHGQGLSYAVANRGADHMYGGMLSLEYAGDLDPQGALGKAERLVHEENRRVIRDSAIVCAFGSDYVTNDRLATLLETDYEHLLEIGARTVARERHFNNRRGKDATDDRLPYADEVPDLAAAIEEYYAARGWNSDGTVPSGALDSIPESAVGAGVAGD, encoded by the coding sequence ATGCTCCACGCAACCGGTCCCCTGCTGACCGTCGACGTCTCCGAACGCAGTACCACCGAAAGCGACATCGGGAGCGTCCTCTCGGCGTTCCTCGGCGGGCGGGCGGTCGCGACCGCGCTCGCCCACGAACGGATCCCGTTCGACGCCGATCCTTTCGGCCCCGGGAACCGCGCGTATCTCTCGACCGGCCCGCTCCAGATGAGCACGACGAGTTTTACGGGACGGATGAACATGACAGGTCTCTCGCCGCTGACAGACGGGCTGATCTCGACCAACGCCGGGGGCTACCTCTCGCGGAACTTCGCCGCCACCGGCTGTTCGGTCGTGGAGTTCGTCGGCCGATCGGAGGACCTGCTCGCGGTCCACGTTACGGATTCGGGCGTCGAGTTCGAGGAAGTCCCGGAACTGGCGGGTGCGACGGTTCCCGAAACCTCGGCGTACGTGAGCGAGCGCCACGACCTCGGTCCCGAGAACTGCATCGCGATCGGGCCAGCGGGCGAGAACCGCGTGCGCTTTGCGAGCGTGATGACTTTCGACTCGCGGGCGTTCGGGCGGGGCGGACTGGGGGCGGTGCTGGGTTCGAAGGGGATCAAATGCGTCACTTTTGCGGGCGATTCGGCCCCCGAGATCGAGATCGCGGACGTCCAAGAGGAGATTCACCGTGAGGCCGCGACCAGCGACGACCTGATGCGCAGACAGGGCACCACCGGAAGTACGGAGTTCATCAACGACAACTTCGCCCTTCCCACGAGGTACTTCGAGGAGTACGAGTTCGAGGGTGTCGAGGGAATCGGCGGGAACGCCGTCGAGGAAAAGAAGTACAAGAAAGGGGCCTGCTCACAGTGTGCGTACGCCTGCAAGCTCCCGACGCGCGACGAATCGGCGGGAGTCGAAACCGAGGGCCCGGAGTTCGAGACGGTCTTTTCGTTTGGCTCCTCGCAGGGCGTGGGCGATATCGTCGACGTGATGAAGGCAAACGAGCTGTGCGACGAGTTCGGAATGGACACCATCTCGGCGGGCGTAACCGTCGCCGCGTACCTCAAAAGCGAGGACGCATTCGGCGACGCCGAACTTGCACGCGAAGTGACAGAAAAGATCGCCCGACGAGAGGGGATCGGCGACCTGCTGGCGGAGGGAGTCGAGCGCGCTCACGGGCAACTCGGCGTCGAGAACTACACGGTCAAAGGCATGGAGTTCGCGGCCCACGACGGGCGCGTGCTCCACGGGCAGGGACTCTCCTATGCCGTGGCGAACCGCGGAGCCGATCACATGTACGGCGGGATGCTCTCGCTCGAGTACGCCGGCGACCTCGACCCGCAAGGAGCGCTCGGGAAGGCAGAACGCCTCGTCCACGAGGAGAACAGACGGGTGATCCGGGACTCGGCGATCGTCTGTGCGTTCGGGAGCGACTATGTCACGAACGACCGGCTCGCGACCCTTTTGGAGACCGACTACGAACACTTGCTCGAAATCGGGGCGCGCACGGTCGCCCGCGAGCGCCACTTCAACAACCGGCGCGGGAAGGACGCCACGGACGACCGACTGCCGTACGCCGATGAGGTACCCGATCTGGCGGCGGCTATCGAGGAATACTACGCCGCGCGCGGCTGGAATTCGGATGGTACGGTGCCCTCCGGCGCGCTCGATTCGATCCCCGAGAGCGCGGTCGGCGCGGGGGTCGCCGGCGACTGA
- a CDS encoding VOC family protein yields the protein MDAVDHINVDVTDLANCYEFYHETLGLELLRPPEDFQGAHAMFRAGSTVLTLVETGHADGWAERGLDHPLDKAHIAFEAPRGKYDALSGELDGQFPKQGPYDWVEFEGFYFLDPDGNLLEVITYDPPAGERERPLLTHDDVE from the coding sequence ATGGACGCTGTCGACCACATCAACGTCGACGTGACCGATCTGGCGAACTGCTACGAGTTCTACCACGAGACGCTCGGCCTCGAACTGCTGCGCCCGCCCGAGGACTTCCAGGGGGCCCACGCCATGTTCCGGGCGGGTTCGACGGTGCTGACGCTCGTCGAAACCGGTCACGCCGACGGCTGGGCAGAGCGGGGTCTGGATCACCCGCTGGATAAGGCTCATATCGCCTTCGAGGCCCCCCGTGGGAAGTACGACGCGCTCTCCGGGGAACTCGACGGTCAGTTCCCCAAACAGGGCCCCTACGACTGGGTGGAGTTCGAGGGGTTCTATTTCCTCGACCCGGACGGCAACCTCCTCGAGGTTATCACCTATGACCCGCCGGCCGGCGAGCGCGAGCGCCCGCTGTTGACCCACGACGACGTCGAGTGA
- a CDS encoding MoaD/ThiS family protein — translation MQIECRFYGPFREAVGEKRVVHETAARTVGELLEELSRAYPALDGRLVADGIAGSTVVTKGNRDVRHLEGTGTELEGGDVIRLTPSVYGG, via the coding sequence ATGCAGATCGAGTGTCGGTTCTACGGTCCCTTCCGCGAGGCCGTCGGCGAGAAGCGGGTGGTCCACGAGACCGCCGCCCGAACCGTCGGGGAACTGCTTGAGGAGCTTTCGCGTGCGTACCCCGCGCTCGATGGGCGGCTCGTAGCGGACGGGATCGCCGGTTCGACGGTCGTTACGAAGGGGAACCGCGACGTCAGACACCTCGAAGGTACCGGGACCGAACTGGAGGGAGGCGACGTGATCCGGCTCACGCCGTCGGTCTACGGGGGGTAA
- a CDS encoding ABC transporter substrate-binding protein, with translation MATDSRVGLFHLPFSFMLPQRVAHERGYFEEAGLAVDLIERDRESVDVKYIPSESSLTEAHGVDLYPICKWESIKRTWEMDDGRIVAKGTFADLPYTVFVRSDSSIERPEDLADVSVAVNRRTGQEYTAMRALEVHMSPEDVTLQHFGMPTDRLRALRDGEVAAAILLDPQSTLAEHMGFREVLEFDNHMGIVGGEDVDGTVLDAFMAAYDRAAMEINANPEAYREEYLDMLEKDSRVAPDLFEGIDMDTVRADLTVPRYEVPERADRAELDEQLDWMKERGLVEEGADIDRIVAH, from the coding sequence ATGGCAACTGATAGCAGAGTGGGGCTGTTCCACCTCCCCTTCTCGTTCATGCTCCCCCAGCGGGTAGCCCACGAGCGGGGGTACTTCGAGGAGGCGGGGCTGGCGGTGGATCTGATCGAGCGCGACCGGGAGTCAGTCGACGTGAAGTACATCCCGAGCGAGTCGAGCCTGACGGAGGCCCACGGCGTCGATCTCTACCCGATCTGCAAGTGGGAGTCGATCAAGCGCACTTGGGAGATGGACGACGGTCGGATCGTCGCGAAGGGCACCTTCGCGGACTTGCCCTATACGGTGTTCGTCCGATCCGATTCGAGCATCGAGAGACCCGAGGATCTGGCGGACGTTTCGGTCGCAGTCAACCGGCGAACCGGTCAGGAGTATACCGCGATGCGGGCCTTAGAGGTGCACATGAGTCCCGAAGACGTGACCCTACAGCATTTCGGGATGCCGACTGACCGCCTGCGCGCGCTCCGGGACGGCGAGGTCGCAGCCGCAATCTTGCTCGACCCCCAGAGCACGCTCGCCGAACACATGGGCTTTCGTGAGGTCCTCGAATTCGACAACCACATGGGAATCGTCGGGGGCGAGGACGTAGACGGGACGGTCCTCGACGCCTTCATGGCCGCCTACGACCGGGCGGCAATGGAGATCAACGCCAACCCGGAGGCCTACAGGGAGGAGTACCTCGACATGCTCGAGAAGGATTCGAGGGTGGCCCCCGACCTCTTCGAGGGCATCGACATGGATACGGTGCGCGCGGACCTCACGGTCCCCCGTTACGAGGTGCCCGAACGCGCCGACAGGGCCGAACTCGACGAGCAGTTGGACTGGATGAAAGAGCGGGGGCTGGTCGAGGAGGGTGCCGACATCGACCGGATCGTCGCCCACTGA
- a CDS encoding ABC transporter substrate-binding protein, protein MDVETQQDALDALHDDPGDLPVLRARFEHNGSPRYMLYTIKKFGFDHDHGFHLDVQLVSDELEGGVETVEAKLQEGDADLIDIDYISTARERAEGAPIVAFHPYGRTVGGLAVPDDSSIEGLADLRGKRLGVVRRLDKNWILTRAACREFHDFDPDEEATPVEAGSKVGLTEMLRDGEVDGIFQFWPIVPEITETGPYREAFPVSDLVQRLAGTEDKLPISTFLTSEEYFEANPQAIRGFKRAYGEAVDQLRSDDEIWETIGDALMYENDPEVIRAVRDGWRDMVVSDWDEETIEGMDRLFDHLLEVAGEEAIGVDHLPEGLFRLEVPE, encoded by the coding sequence ATGGACGTCGAGACCCAACAGGACGCGCTCGACGCGCTCCACGACGATCCCGGCGACCTGCCCGTACTTCGGGCGCGCTTCGAGCACAACGGCAGCCCGCGGTACATGCTCTATACGATCAAGAAGTTCGGCTTCGACCACGACCACGGCTTTCACCTCGACGTTCAGCTGGTCTCCGACGAACTCGAAGGCGGTGTCGAGACCGTCGAGGCGAAACTCCAGGAGGGCGACGCCGACCTGATCGACATCGACTACATCTCGACCGCCCGCGAACGTGCGGAGGGTGCGCCCATCGTCGCCTTCCACCCTTACGGCCGGACGGTCGGCGGGCTCGCCGTGCCCGACGACAGCTCGATAGAGGGGCTGGCGGATCTGCGCGGGAAGCGCCTCGGCGTCGTTCGCCGGCTCGATAAGAACTGGATCCTCACGCGGGCGGCGTGTCGGGAGTTTCACGACTTCGATCCCGACGAGGAGGCAACCCCTGTCGAAGCGGGTTCGAAGGTCGGACTCACCGAGATGCTTCGTGACGGCGAGGTCGACGGAATCTTCCAGTTCTGGCCGATCGTTCCCGAGATCACCGAGACGGGGCCCTATCGGGAGGCGTTTCCCGTCTCCGATCTCGTCCAACGCCTCGCAGGGACCGAGGACAAGCTCCCCATCTCGACGTTTCTCACCAGTGAGGAGTATTTCGAGGCTAATCCCCAAGCGATCCGCGGGTTCAAGCGCGCCTACGGCGAGGCGGTCGACCAGCTGAGAAGCGACGACGAGATATGGGAAACCATTGGCGACGCACTCATGTACGAGAACGACCCCGAGGTGATCCGCGCGGTGCGGGACGGCTGGCGCGACATGGTCGTCTCCGACTGGGACGAGGAGACGATCGAGGGAATGGACCGGCTGTTCGACCATCTCTTAGAGGTGGCGGGCGAGGAGGCAATCGGTGTCGATCACCTTCCCGAAGGGCTGTTCCGCCTCGAGGTGCCCGAATGA